The Pantoea vagans genome includes a window with the following:
- the eno gene encoding phosphopyruvate hydratase, giving the protein MSKIVKVIGREIIDSRGNPTVEAEVHLEGGFVGLAAAPSGASTGSREALELRDGDKSRFLGKGVTKAVAAVNGPIAAAVTGKDAKDQANIDKIMIELDGTENKSNFGANAILAVSLAAAKAAAASKGLPLYAHIAELNGTPGKFSMPLPMMNIINGGEHADNNVDIQEFMIQPVGAKNVKEAIRMGSEVFHNLAKVLKAKGMSTAVGDEGGYAPNLGSNAEALAVIAEAVKAAGYELGKDITLAMDCAASEFYKDGKYVLAGEGNKAFTSEEFTHFLEDLTKQYPIVSIEDGLDESDWAGFAYQTKVLGDKIQLVGDDLFVTNTKILKEGIDKGIANSILIKFNQIGSLTETLAAIKMAKDAGYTAVISHRSGETEDATIADLAVGTAAGQIKTGSMSRSDRVAKYNQLIRIEEALGDKAPFNGLKEVKGQ; this is encoded by the coding sequence ATGTCCAAAATCGTAAAAGTCATCGGTCGCGAAATCATCGACTCCCGTGGCAACCCGACTGTAGAAGCAGAAGTGCATCTGGAAGGCGGTTTCGTTGGTCTGGCTGCTGCGCCATCAGGTGCTTCAACCGGTTCTCGCGAAGCACTGGAGCTGCGTGACGGTGACAAATCTCGTTTCCTGGGCAAAGGTGTAACCAAAGCGGTTGCAGCTGTTAACGGTCCTATCGCTGCTGCGGTAACCGGTAAAGATGCCAAAGACCAGGCGAACATCGATAAGATCATGATCGAGCTGGACGGTACTGAGAACAAATCCAACTTCGGCGCTAACGCCATTCTGGCTGTTTCTCTGGCTGCGGCTAAAGCGGCTGCGGCTTCTAAAGGCCTGCCACTGTATGCGCACATCGCTGAACTGAACGGCACCCCAGGCAAATTCTCTATGCCTCTGCCAATGATGAACATCATCAACGGTGGTGAGCACGCCGACAACAACGTCGACATCCAGGAATTCATGATTCAGCCAGTTGGCGCGAAAAACGTGAAAGAAGCCATCCGTATGGGTTCTGAAGTTTTCCACAACCTGGCAAAAGTACTGAAAGCCAAAGGCATGAGCACTGCAGTGGGTGACGAAGGTGGCTACGCGCCAAACCTGGGTTCAAACGCTGAAGCTCTGGCTGTTATCGCTGAAGCGGTAAAAGCAGCCGGTTACGAGCTGGGCAAAGACATCACCCTGGCGATGGACTGTGCAGCATCTGAATTCTACAAAGACGGCAAATATGTGCTGGCTGGCGAAGGTAACAAAGCCTTCACCTCAGAAGAGTTCACGCACTTCCTGGAAGACCTGACTAAACAGTACCCAATCGTGTCTATCGAAGACGGTCTGGATGAGTCTGACTGGGCGGGCTTCGCTTACCAGACTAAAGTTCTGGGCGACAAAATCCAGCTGGTTGGTGACGACCTGTTCGTGACCAACACCAAGATCCTGAAAGAAGGTATCGATAAAGGCATCGCTAACTCCATCCTGATCAAATTCAACCAGATCGGTTCTCTGACCGAAACTCTGGCTGCAATCAAGATGGCGAAAGACGCAGGCTACACCGCGGTGATTTCACACCGTTCAGGTGAAACTGAAGATGCTACCATCGCTGACCTGGCGGTCGGTACTGCTGCAGGCCAGATCAAAACCGGTTCTATGAGCCGTTCTGACCGTGTTGCTAAGTACAACCAGCTGATTCGTATCGAAGAAGCGCTGGGCGACAAAGCCCCGTTCAACGGTCTGAAAGAAGTTAAAGGCCAGTAA
- the queE gene encoding 7-carboxy-7-deazaguanine synthase QueE has translation MFYPINEMFQTLQGEGFYTGVPALFIRLQGCPVGCSWCDTKHTWEKLADRETSLGDILVKTVESDAWGSADAAMLIETIQRQGWTARHVVITGGEPAIFDLRPLTEALEAAGFDCQIETSGTHEVQCSEATWVTVSPKVNMRGGYDVLPQALQRADEIKHPVARERDVEALDALLAGLHDDKNRIVALQPISRGDAATKLCIETCIARNWRLSMQTHKYLNIA, from the coding sequence ATGTTCTACCCGATTAACGAAATGTTCCAGACCCTGCAGGGTGAAGGTTTTTACACCGGTGTTCCGGCGCTGTTCATCCGCTTGCAAGGATGTCCGGTGGGCTGTAGCTGGTGTGATACCAAACATACCTGGGAAAAGCTGGCCGATCGGGAGACATCGCTGGGCGATATTCTGGTGAAAACCGTGGAGAGCGACGCCTGGGGCAGCGCCGATGCGGCAATGCTGATTGAGACCATTCAGCGCCAGGGTTGGACCGCGCGCCATGTGGTGATCACCGGCGGCGAACCGGCGATTTTCGATTTGCGCCCGTTAACAGAAGCGCTGGAAGCCGCAGGCTTTGACTGCCAGATTGAAACCAGTGGCACCCATGAAGTGCAGTGCTCAGAAGCCACTTGGGTGACGGTTTCACCCAAAGTGAATATGCGTGGCGGTTATGATGTGTTGCCGCAGGCGTTGCAGCGAGCCGATGAAATTAAACATCCGGTGGCGCGTGAGCGTGATGTGGAAGCGTTAGATGCGTTGCTGGCCGGTCTGCACGACGATAAAAATCGTATTGTTGCGCTGCAACCGATCAGCCGTGGTGATGCGGCGACCAAACTGTGCATTGAGACCTGTATTGCCCGCAACTGGCGCCTTTCAATGCAGACACACAAGTATTTGAATATCGCCTGA
- a CDS encoding inorganic diphosphatase, with protein MNLVKRLSVIALLISASAAVQAQNVLDFPQPDKVPDEFYAVTEIPAGGMIKYETDAKTGFIVADRFQSMPVAYPANYGSLTQSLGGDGDPLDVIFYTRAPLQPGTLIKLRPIGVLKMIDGGEVDDKIVAVPTSKIDPTYDDIKEMKDLPKMEQERLQAFFRVYKQLPDGRKKVELNGFEDAAKAKTEIKQAFDAYKAKQ; from the coding sequence ATGAACCTGGTAAAACGCCTTTCTGTTATTGCTTTGCTTATTTCCGCCTCTGCCGCCGTTCAGGCGCAAAACGTGCTGGATTTCCCACAACCCGATAAAGTCCCGGATGAGTTCTATGCGGTGACTGAGATCCCTGCGGGCGGCATGATCAAATATGAAACCGACGCGAAAACCGGCTTTATCGTTGCCGACCGTTTTCAGTCGATGCCGGTGGCCTATCCAGCGAACTACGGTTCACTGACCCAGTCACTGGGTGGTGATGGCGATCCGCTGGATGTGATCTTCTATACCCGTGCGCCGCTGCAACCGGGTACGCTGATCAAACTGCGCCCGATTGGCGTGCTGAAGATGATTGATGGGGGTGAAGTGGACGACAAGATCGTTGCAGTGCCCACCAGCAAGATCGACCCCACTTACGACGACATCAAAGAGATGAAGGATCTGCCGAAGATGGAGCAGGAGCGTCTGCAGGCGTTCTTCCGCGTCTACAAGCAGTTGCCGGACGGTCGTAAGAAAGTGGAGTTAAATGGATTTGAGGATGCGGCGAAAGCCAAAACAGAAATCAAACAGGCATTCGACGCGTATAAAGCGAAGCAATAA
- the cysI gene encoding assimilatory sulfite reductase (NADPH) hemoprotein subunit has product MSEKHPGPLVVEGKLTDAERLKKQSNYLRGTILEDLDDGLTGGFTGDNFLLIRFHGMYQQDDRDIRAERAAQKLEPRHAMMLRCRLPGGIITPTQWLAIDKFATDKTIYGSIRLTNRQTFQFHGILKKNVKPTHQMLHEVGLDALATANDVNRNVLCTSNPVESELHQEAYEWAKKLSEHLLPQTRAYAEIWWDKEKVATTDKEPILGETYLPRKFKTTVVVPPHNDVDLHANDLNFIAIAEKGKLIGFNLLVGGGLSIDHGNKATYARTASEFGFLPVEKILDVAAAVVTTQRDWGNRTDRKNAKTKYTLERVGVETFKAEVEKRAGLTFEPIRPYAFTTRGDRVGWVKGIDKKWHLTLFIENGRLLDYPGRPLKRGIAEIAKIHQGDFRLTANQNLIVAGVPEKQKAQIEAIAREHGLMEAVTPQRENSMACVAFPTCPLAMAEAERFLPSFVTKVEEIMHKHGVGEEHIVLRVTGCPNGCGRALLAELGLVGKAPGRYNLHIGGNRMGTRIPRMYRENINEGEILASIDELVARWATERHADEGFGDFVIRVGIIKAVVDPARDFWDSEAV; this is encoded by the coding sequence ATGAGCGAAAAACATCCTGGACCGCTGGTCGTTGAAGGCAAGCTAACTGACGCTGAGCGTCTGAAAAAACAGAGCAACTACCTGCGTGGCACCATCCTCGAAGACCTTGATGATGGCCTGACCGGCGGCTTTACCGGCGATAACTTCCTGCTGATCCGTTTCCACGGTATGTACCAGCAGGATGACCGCGATATCCGCGCCGAACGTGCCGCACAGAAGCTGGAACCGCGTCATGCCATGATGCTGCGTTGCCGTTTGCCGGGTGGCATCATCACGCCAACCCAGTGGCTGGCGATTGATAAGTTCGCCACCGATAAAACCATTTATGGCAGCATCCGTCTGACTAACCGCCAGACCTTCCAGTTTCACGGCATTCTGAAAAAGAACGTGAAGCCGACGCATCAGATGCTGCATGAAGTCGGTCTTGACGCGCTGGCCACCGCCAACGACGTTAACCGTAACGTGTTGTGTACCTCAAACCCGGTGGAGTCTGAGCTGCATCAGGAAGCCTATGAGTGGGCGAAAAAACTCTCTGAGCATCTGCTGCCGCAAACCCGTGCTTACGCCGAGATTTGGTGGGACAAAGAAAAAGTCGCGACAACGGATAAAGAGCCGATTTTAGGTGAAACCTATCTGCCGCGTAAATTCAAAACCACGGTGGTGGTGCCGCCGCATAACGATGTTGATCTGCACGCCAACGATTTGAATTTCATCGCCATTGCGGAGAAAGGCAAACTGATTGGCTTTAACCTGTTAGTCGGTGGCGGATTGTCAATCGATCACGGTAACAAAGCGACTTATGCGCGTACCGCCAGCGAGTTTGGTTTCCTGCCGGTAGAGAAGATCCTCGATGTGGCCGCAGCCGTTGTGACGACGCAGCGTGACTGGGGCAACCGCACCGATCGTAAGAACGCGAAGACCAAGTACACGCTGGAGCGGGTGGGTGTTGAGACCTTTAAAGCGGAAGTGGAAAAACGTGCCGGTCTGACGTTTGAACCGATTCGCCCCTATGCTTTCACCACGCGCGGCGACCGTGTTGGCTGGGTGAAAGGCATCGACAAAAAATGGCATCTGACGCTGTTTATCGAAAACGGTCGTTTACTGGATTATCCCGGTCGTCCGCTTAAGCGCGGCATTGCCGAGATTGCCAAAATTCACCAGGGCGATTTCCGCCTCACCGCCAACCAGAACCTGATTGTGGCGGGCGTGCCGGAGAAGCAAAAAGCGCAGATCGAAGCCATCGCTCGTGAACACGGTTTGATGGAAGCGGTGACGCCGCAGCGCGAAAACTCCATGGCCTGCGTGGCATTCCCGACTTGCCCACTGGCGATGGCGGAAGCCGAGCGCTTCCTGCCGTCCTTCGTCACTAAAGTCGAAGAGATCATGCATAAGCATGGTGTCGGCGAAGAGCACATCGTGCTACGCGTTACCGGTTGCCCGAACGGTTGCGGCCGTGCTTTGCTGGCAGAGTTAGGTCTGGTGGGGAAAGCGCCGGGCCGTTACAACTTACACATTGGCGGCAACCGCATGGGCACGCGCATTCCGCGTATGTACCGCGAGAACATCAACGAAGGCGAAATTCTGGCCAGCATCGACGAACTGGTGGCGCGCTGGGCAACTGAGCGCCACGCTGATGAAGGCTTCGGTGACTTCGTGATTCGCGTTGGCATTATCAAAGCCGTGGTTGATCCCGCCCGTGATTTTTGGGACTCGGAGGCAGTATGA
- the cysJ gene encoding NADPH-dependent assimilatory sulfite reductase flavoprotein subunit — MTTQAPGSMLPLNPEQLARLQAATTDFNTTQMAWLSGYFWGMVNQTPGAAAAPAPVQAETPTITLISASQTGNARRLAEQLRDDLLAAKLNVNLVNAGDYKFKQIGQEKLLVVVTSTQGEGEPPEEAVALHKFLLSKKAPKCEGTAFAVFGLGDTSYEFFSKAGKDFDERLAELGAERLLARVDADVEYKEQAAAWRQQITEILKARVPSAPSAVAAVASTGAVNEIHSSPYSKEAPLTASFAANQKITGRDSDKDVRHIEIDLGDSGLRYQPGDALGVWFENDAELVQELLQLVWLKGDEPIEVNGETLPLAEALQKHYELTVNTPQIVEQYAALSRNDALLALAGDKPKLQSYAQSFPIVDMVRQAPTELNAEQLTGLLRPLTPRLYSIASSQAETDTEVHITVGAVRYEIDGRQRGGGASTWLADRIEEDGEIRVFIEHNDNFRLPANPETPVIMVGPGTGIAPFRSFMQQRDNDGASGKNWLFFGNPHFTDDFLYQVEWQKYVKDGLLTNIDLAWSRDQAEKIYVQDKIRAKGAEVWRWIEEGAHLYVCGDANRMAKDVEQALLDVVVEHGGMDRETADEFLSELRIERRYQRDVY, encoded by the coding sequence ATGACGACTCAGGCACCAGGTTCAATGCTCCCGCTTAATCCCGAGCAACTCGCGCGCTTACAGGCGGCGACCACGGATTTCAACACCACCCAGATGGCCTGGCTCTCCGGCTATTTTTGGGGCATGGTCAACCAGACACCCGGTGCCGCCGCTGCGCCAGCACCGGTTCAGGCTGAGACGCCGACCATTACGCTGATCTCCGCTTCGCAGACCGGTAACGCACGTCGCCTGGCTGAGCAACTGCGCGACGACCTGCTGGCCGCCAAGCTGAACGTCAATCTGGTCAATGCTGGCGACTACAAATTCAAACAGATCGGCCAGGAAAAATTGCTGGTGGTGGTGACCTCGACGCAAGGTGAGGGTGAGCCGCCAGAAGAAGCTGTTGCGCTGCATAAATTCCTGCTGTCGAAGAAAGCGCCGAAATGTGAAGGTACCGCTTTTGCCGTATTCGGCCTCGGCGATACCTCCTACGAATTCTTTAGTAAAGCCGGTAAAGACTTTGATGAGCGTCTGGCCGAGCTGGGCGCAGAACGCCTGCTGGCTCGCGTTGATGCCGACGTGGAATACAAAGAGCAGGCCGCTGCCTGGCGTCAGCAAATCACTGAGATTCTGAAAGCGCGTGTACCCAGTGCGCCCTCTGCCGTAGCGGCAGTGGCCTCGACAGGTGCCGTCAACGAAATCCACAGTAGCCCATACAGCAAAGAAGCGCCGCTCACGGCCAGCTTCGCCGCAAACCAAAAAATCACCGGCCGCGATTCAGATAAAGATGTACGTCATATTGAAATCGACCTTGGTGATTCCGGCCTGCGCTATCAGCCGGGTGATGCGTTGGGTGTGTGGTTTGAAAACGACGCCGAGCTGGTGCAGGAGTTGCTGCAACTGGTTTGGTTGAAAGGTGACGAACCGATTGAAGTGAACGGCGAAACCCTGCCGCTGGCGGAAGCACTGCAAAAGCATTATGAACTGACGGTGAATACTCCGCAGATCGTCGAGCAGTATGCCGCGTTGTCACGTAACGATGCGCTGCTGGCGCTGGCCGGTGATAAACCAAAGCTGCAGAGCTATGCGCAGAGTTTCCCAATTGTCGATATGGTGCGTCAGGCACCGACGGAATTGAATGCGGAACAACTGACCGGGCTGCTGCGTCCGCTCACGCCGCGCCTCTACTCTATCGCCTCGTCACAAGCGGAAACCGACACCGAAGTGCATATCACGGTGGGGGCGGTGCGCTACGAAATTGATGGTCGTCAGCGTGGTGGCGGTGCTTCAACCTGGCTGGCGGATCGCATCGAAGAAGACGGTGAGATTCGCGTGTTCATTGAACACAACGACAACTTCCGTCTGCCAGCGAATCCGGAAACGCCGGTGATCATGGTCGGCCCAGGCACGGGCATCGCACCGTTCCGCTCCTTTATGCAGCAGCGTGATAACGACGGCGCGAGCGGTAAAAATTGGCTGTTCTTTGGTAACCCGCACTTCACCGATGATTTCCTCTATCAGGTGGAGTGGCAGAAATACGTTAAAGATGGCTTGCTGACTAACATTGATTTAGCGTGGTCACGCGACCAGGCTGAGAAAATATACGTACAAGATAAAATCCGCGCGAAAGGGGCGGAAGTGTGGCGCTGGATTGAAGAGGGCGCGCACCTTTACGTCTGTGGTGACGCTAATCGCATGGCGAAAGACGTCGAGCAGGCATTACTGGATGTGGTGGTCGAACACGGCGGCATGGATCGTGAAACGGCTGACGAATTTTTGAGTGAGCTGCGCATTGAGCGCCGTTATCAGCGAGACGTTTACTAA
- a CDS encoding phosphoadenylyl-sulfate reductase, whose protein sequence is MTVLDLAALNSGSKVDRIMALAESNVQLEKLSAEQRVSWALENLPGAFVLSSSFGIQAAVLLHMVTQQKPDTPVILTDTGYLFPETYRFIDELTEKLNLNLQIFRAETSPAWQEARYGKLWEQGVEGIEQYNQINKVEPMNRALETLGAQTWFAGLRRDQSGSRASLPVLAVQRGVFKILPIIDWDNRQVHQYLTQHGLKYHPLWDEGYLSVGDTHTTKKWEPGMAEEETRFFGLKRECGLHEG, encoded by the coding sequence ATGACGGTATTGGATCTCGCAGCACTGAATAGCGGCAGTAAAGTTGATCGCATCATGGCGTTGGCGGAAAGCAACGTGCAGCTGGAGAAGCTCTCCGCTGAGCAGCGCGTCAGCTGGGCGCTGGAAAATCTGCCCGGTGCGTTTGTGCTCTCTTCCAGCTTTGGTATTCAGGCGGCGGTTTTGCTGCACATGGTGACGCAGCAGAAGCCGGATACACCGGTGATCCTGACCGATACCGGCTATCTGTTCCCGGAAACCTATCGCTTTATTGATGAACTGACCGAAAAGCTCAACCTCAATCTGCAAATCTTCCGCGCGGAGACCTCTCCCGCGTGGCAGGAAGCGCGCTACGGCAAACTGTGGGAGCAGGGTGTTGAAGGGATTGAGCAGTACAACCAGATCAACAAAGTCGAACCGATGAACCGCGCACTGGAAACGCTGGGTGCGCAAACGTGGTTTGCCGGCCTGCGCCGCGATCAGTCTGGCAGCCGTGCCAGTTTGCCGGTGCTGGCAGTGCAGCGTGGCGTGTTCAAGATTCTGCCGATCATTGACTGGGATAATCGCCAGGTGCATCAGTATCTGACGCAGCACGGCCTGAAATACCACCCGCTGTGGGATGAAGGCTATTTGTCGGTCGGCGATACGCACACCACGAAGAAGTGGGAACCGGGTATGGCTGAGGAAGAGACGCGCTTCTTCGGCCTGAAGCGCGAGTGCGGGTTGCACGAGGGTTGA
- a CDS encoding aminopeptidase: MFATLRRTVLAALIAGGLPFFAQAATYTPGHFAEQQLRHIATYFPGRMSGSPAELMTADYLQQQFTELGYKSNTRQFNTSYNWLERKGETRPRKVSATSVIAARAGSVPQEILIVTHLDTWTPLSRHEADNNLGGLRLQGVDDNASGLGVMLELAQQLSKTPLHYGVRFVALSAGEAGLHGMDDYLSRMSAQEKKNTLLVIDLNSLIVGDHLYFNSGANTPSAVRKQTSARAVQLAHRYGISAASHTLTARDYPGVNPFDKAGMPLLDVTAANWALGNKDGQQQRAHSSHFPEGNVRHQTDRDNLNYLDRWLPGRITQRTRDSVKILLPLVTELANPTT, from the coding sequence ATGTTTGCCACTCTCCGCCGCACCGTGCTGGCTGCACTGATCGCGGGCGGTTTGCCTTTCTTTGCCCAAGCTGCCACTTACACGCCTGGGCATTTTGCTGAACAGCAACTGCGCCACATTGCCACCTATTTCCCCGGCCGCATGAGCGGCAGCCCTGCCGAACTCATGACCGCCGATTATCTGCAACAGCAGTTCACCGAGCTGGGCTACAAGAGCAATACCCGCCAGTTCAACACTAGCTACAACTGGTTAGAGCGCAAAGGTGAGACGCGTCCGCGCAAAGTCTCCGCCACCTCGGTGATTGCCGCTCGGGCGGGAAGCGTGCCGCAGGAAATCCTGATCGTCACTCATCTGGATACCTGGACGCCGCTCAGCCGCCACGAAGCGGATAACAATCTTGGCGGTCTGCGTCTGCAAGGTGTCGATGACAATGCCTCAGGCTTGGGCGTGATGCTGGAACTGGCACAGCAGCTGAGTAAAACCCCACTGCACTACGGCGTGCGCTTTGTTGCCTTGAGCGCCGGAGAAGCCGGGCTGCACGGCATGGATGACTACCTGTCGCGCATGAGTGCGCAGGAGAAAAAGAACACGCTGCTGGTGATTGATCTCAACAGCCTGATCGTCGGCGATCACCTCTATTTTAACAGTGGTGCCAATACGCCATCAGCGGTACGCAAGCAGACCAGCGCACGCGCCGTGCAGCTCGCGCATCGCTACGGTATTTCCGCCGCCAGCCACACGCTGACAGCACGCGACTATCCTGGCGTGAATCCCTTTGATAAAGCCGGCATGCCGCTGCTGGATGTCACTGCCGCCAACTGGGCGCTGGGTAACAAAGACGGACAGCAGCAACGCGCGCACAGTAGCCACTTCCCGGAGGGCAACGTACGCCATCAAACCGACCGCGATAACCTCAATTATCTGGATCGCTGGCTACCGGGCCGGATTACGCAACGCACGCGTGATAGCGTGAAGATCTTACTACCGCTGGTCACCGAGCTGGCTAACCCAACAACTTAA
- a CDS encoding YciI family protein, whose amino-acid sequence MYVVYLNYFRPAEEADALLAPHIEWLDRYFDSGDFIAAGRKDPRTGGMVLVKDMDRARLDSILAEDPFVAVAHYDVTKVNVTRAAEAFAGLKGI is encoded by the coding sequence ATGTACGTGGTGTATCTGAACTATTTCCGTCCGGCAGAAGAAGCCGATGCGCTGCTGGCACCGCATATTGAATGGCTGGATCGTTATTTTGACAGCGGCGATTTTATTGCGGCAGGCCGTAAGGATCCGCGCACCGGCGGCATGGTGTTGGTGAAGGATATGGATCGCGCCCGCTTAGACAGCATTCTGGCGGAAGATCCGTTTGTGGCAGTCGCGCATTATGACGTGACAAAAGTGAATGTGACGCGTGCTGCGGAAGCGTTTGCTGGGTTGAAAGGGATTTAA
- the cysG gene encoding siroheme synthase CysG, with amino-acid sequence MDYLPLFADLKNRPVLVVGGGEIAARKIELLRRAGARVRVAARDLGHELQALLDINAIEWIASSFEPTQLDGVFLVIAATDDNALNAQVFDAANARHKLVNVVDDQPKCSFIFPSIVDRSPLVVAISSSGTAPVLARLLREKIEALLPANLGQMAEVAGQWRDKVKQRYRSMSERRRFWERAFNGLFASQMSAGNVNEARRTLDRELENNTDNQGEITLVGAGPGDSGLLTLRGLQVMQLADVVLYDHLVSDEVLELVRRDADRICVGKRAGAHSVSQEETNAMLVELAQQGKRVVRLKGGDPFIFGRGGEELQAAKAAGIPFQVVPGITAAAGATAYAGIPLTHRDHAQSVLFVTGHLRSDSAGIDWPSLARARQTLAIYMGTMKAAEIAAGLIEHGRAATTPVAVIGCGTRQDQQVLTGTLDQLEALAVAAPTPALIVIGEVVNLHGQLAWFQHSAQQGARESAVVNLA; translated from the coding sequence GTGGATTATCTGCCTCTCTTTGCCGATCTCAAAAACCGCCCAGTGCTCGTTGTCGGCGGTGGCGAAATCGCTGCGCGTAAAATCGAACTGCTGCGTCGCGCCGGTGCGCGCGTGCGGGTAGCAGCACGCGATCTCGGCCATGAGTTGCAGGCGCTGCTGGATATTAACGCGATTGAGTGGATCGCCTCCAGCTTCGAACCAACACAACTCGACGGCGTATTTTTGGTGATCGCTGCGACCGATGACAATGCGCTTAACGCGCAGGTGTTTGATGCGGCGAATGCGCGTCACAAGCTGGTTAACGTGGTAGACGATCAGCCGAAGTGCAGCTTTATCTTCCCCTCCATTGTCGACCGCTCTCCCTTAGTGGTGGCGATCTCCTCCAGCGGAACAGCCCCGGTTTTGGCTCGCCTGTTGCGTGAAAAAATTGAGGCGCTGTTGCCCGCCAATCTCGGTCAGATGGCTGAAGTGGCAGGGCAGTGGCGCGACAAAGTGAAACAGCGCTATCGCAGCATGTCTGAACGTCGCCGCTTCTGGGAGCGGGCATTCAATGGCCTTTTCGCCAGCCAGATGTCTGCTGGCAACGTCAATGAAGCGCGCCGTACTCTGGATCGTGAGCTGGAAAACAACACCGATAACCAGGGCGAAATCACGCTGGTGGGTGCAGGGCCAGGTGACAGCGGTTTGCTGACCCTGCGCGGTTTGCAAGTGATGCAACTGGCGGATGTGGTGCTGTATGACCATCTGGTGAGTGACGAGGTGCTGGAGTTGGTACGCCGCGATGCCGATCGCATCTGCGTGGGAAAACGTGCCGGGGCGCACTCCGTTTCACAGGAAGAGACCAATGCCATGTTGGTCGAACTGGCACAGCAGGGCAAACGCGTGGTGCGTCTGAAAGGTGGCGATCCCTTTATCTTTGGCCGTGGTGGTGAAGAGTTGCAGGCGGCTAAAGCGGCAGGCATTCCTTTCCAGGTGGTGCCGGGCATTACCGCCGCCGCAGGCGCGACTGCCTATGCGGGTATCCCACTGACTCACCGCGACCACGCGCAGAGCGTGCTGTTTGTTACCGGCCATCTGCGCAGTGACAGCGCAGGCATTGACTGGCCTTCACTGGCGCGTGCGCGTCAGACGCTGGCGATTTATATGGGCACGATGAAAGCAGCGGAAATTGCGGCGGGCCTTATCGAACATGGACGCGCAGCCACCACGCCAGTGGCGGTGATCGGTTGCGGCACGCGTCAGGATCAGCAAGTGCTGACCGGAACATTAGATCAACTTGAGGCGCTGGCTGTTGCCGCGCCCACGCCAGCACTGATCGTGATTGGCGAAGTGGTGAATTTACACGGGCAACTCGCCTGGTTCCAACATTCGGCACAGCAGGGGGCTCGCGAGTCCGCCGTTGTCAATTTGGCTTGA
- the queD gene encoding 6-carboxytetrahydropterin synthase QueD, translating to MSTTLFKEFQFESAHRLPHVPEGHKCGRLHGHSFLVRLEITGEVDAHTGWVMDFAELKAAFKPIYDRLDHHYLNDIPGLENPTSEVLAKWIWDQMKPILPELSAVMIKETCTAGCVYRG from the coding sequence ATGTCTACCACGCTATTTAAAGAGTTCCAGTTCGAATCAGCCCACCGCTTACCGCATGTGCCTGAAGGGCATAAGTGTGGTCGCCTGCATGGCCATTCGTTCCTGGTACGGTTGGAAATCACCGGTGAAGTGGATGCGCATACCGGTTGGGTAATGGATTTTGCCGAGCTGAAGGCGGCGTTTAAGCCGATTTATGATCGTCTCGATCATCACTATCTCAATGATATTCCTGGCCTGGAAAACCCGACCAGCGAAGTGCTGGCGAAATGGATTTGGGATCAGATGAAGCCGATCTTGCCAGAACTGAGTGCAGTGATGATTAAAGAGACCTGTACCGCAGGCTGCGTCTATCGCGGCTGA